Proteins from one Streptomyces sp. NBC_00289 genomic window:
- a CDS encoding sensor histidine kinase → MSGFLAGLCVAVLPLLAAGFWLGRRTARPESLGGLGTPVEHATFETLHTASLAAPPLRAGLTEETARKSARRLRSLLGTDALCLTDQQDVLVWDGVGAHHRTEIMERLAGPLETGRGEAVRLTCDTPDCPVRWAVVAPLTVDDRVYGALVACAPRESAVLVRAAGEVARWVSVQLELADLDRSRTRLIEAEIKALRAQISPHFIFNSLAVIASFVRTDPERARELLLEFADFTRYSFRRHGEFTTLADELHAIDQYLALVRARFGDRLSVTLQIAPEVLPVTLPFLCLQPLVENAVKHGLEGKAVSAGRSRISITAQDTGAEALVVIEDDGTGMDPDALRRILAGEVSPSGGIGLSNVDDRLRQVYGDDYGLVIETAVGAGMKITARLPKYQPGVHSAGRLTAG, encoded by the coding sequence ATGAGCGGATTCCTGGCCGGCCTGTGCGTGGCCGTCCTCCCCCTGCTGGCCGCCGGCTTCTGGCTGGGCCGGCGCACCGCGCGCCCCGAGAGTCTCGGCGGTCTCGGCACCCCCGTCGAACACGCCACCTTCGAGACCCTGCACACCGCCTCCCTCGCCGCGCCTCCACTGCGCGCCGGCCTCACCGAGGAGACGGCGCGGAAGTCGGCCCGCCGACTGCGCTCACTGCTCGGCACGGACGCCCTGTGCCTGACCGACCAGCAGGACGTCCTGGTCTGGGACGGCGTCGGCGCGCACCACCGCACCGAGATCATGGAACGCCTCGCCGGGCCGCTGGAGACCGGCCGCGGCGAGGCCGTCCGGCTCACCTGCGACACCCCCGACTGCCCGGTGCGCTGGGCCGTCGTCGCGCCGCTCACCGTCGACGACCGCGTGTACGGGGCCCTCGTCGCCTGCGCGCCCCGCGAGTCCGCCGTCCTCGTACGGGCCGCCGGCGAGGTCGCCCGCTGGGTCTCCGTCCAGTTGGAACTGGCCGACCTCGACCGCTCCCGCACCCGCCTCATCGAGGCCGAGATCAAGGCTCTGCGCGCGCAGATATCCCCGCACTTCATCTTCAACTCGCTCGCGGTGATCGCCTCGTTCGTGCGCACCGACCCCGAGCGCGCCCGTGAACTCCTCCTGGAGTTCGCCGACTTCACCCGCTACTCGTTCCGCAGGCACGGCGAGTTCACCACCCTCGCCGACGAGCTCCACGCCATCGACCAGTACCTGGCACTGGTCAGGGCCCGGTTCGGCGACCGCCTCTCCGTCACCCTCCAGATCGCCCCCGAGGTGCTGCCGGTGACCCTGCCCTTCCTGTGCCTCCAGCCGCTCGTCGAGAACGCCGTCAAGCACGGTCTGGAGGGGAAGGCCGTGTCCGCCGGCAGGAGCCGCATCAGCATCACCGCGCAGGACACCGGCGCCGAGGCCCTCGTGGTCATCGAGGACGACGGCACCGGCATGGACCCCGACGCGCTGCGCCGCATCCTCGCCGGCGAGGTCAGCCCGTCCGGTGGCATCGGGCTGTCCAACGTCGACGACCGGCTCCGGCAGGTCTACGGAGACGACTACGGCCTCGTCATCGAGACCGCCGTGGGAGCGGGAATGAAGATCACCGCCCGGCTGCCGAAATACCAGCCGGGAGTGCACTCGGCGGGACGGCTCACCGCGGGATGA